The following coding sequences lie in one Musa acuminata AAA Group cultivar baxijiao chromosome BXJ1-8, Cavendish_Baxijiao_AAA, whole genome shotgun sequence genomic window:
- the LOC135588153 gene encoding G2/mitotic-specific cyclin S13-7-like isoform X2, whose translation MIGREEDMASRRQTVVSEQQRGGAVPVGKQKNVNAADAKSRRALGDIGNLVNIRVAEGSFGAQLLANAQAPAANKKPVAIPANAAVGRVGTKPVTKATADTEVANEELMQTSASSGSFTKSSRKKVTTLSSVLTARSKVACGLTDKPKEVVDDIDEADKEDELAVVDYVEDIYKFYKSAEHYSRPHGYMDSQVEINAKMRAILADWLIEVHHKFELMPETLYLTFHIIDRYLSMETVLRRELQLVGVSAMLIASKYEEIWAPEVNDFICISDRAYTREQILGMEKGILNKLEWNLTVPTAYVFLVRFLKAASCDKEVEHLTFFFSELALTQYSMLRYCPSMVAASAVYAARCTVKRTPLWTERLVRHTGFSEQELLDCTGILVDSHSLAPESKLKIVYKKYAREQLGAVALHPPATTLLEELKASSSWK comes from the exons ATGATCGGAAGGGAGGAAGACATGGCTTCCAGGAGGCAGACCGTGGTCTCTGAGCAGCAGAGAG GTGGAGCTGTGCCTGTGGGGAAGCAGAAGAATGTCAATGCGGCGGATGCAAAGAGCCGCCGAGCGCTGGGAGACATTGGCAATCTGGTCAACATCCGAGTTGCTGAAGG AAGTTTTGGTGCTCAACTTCTTGCGAATGCACAAGCCCCTGCTGCTAATAAG AAACCTGTAGCTATTCCGGCTAATGCAGCAGTTGGTAGAGTTGGCACAAAACCAGTTACCAAGGCCACTGCTGACACTGAGGTAGCGAATGAAGAATTAATGCAAACATCTGCGAGCAGTGGTTCCTTCACCAAATCCTCGAGAAAGAAAGTTACCACACTTTCATCTGTGCTCACAGCTAGAAGCAAG GTTGCTTGTGGACTCACTGATAAGCCGAAGGAGGTAGTTGATGACATTGATGAAGCCGATAAGGAGGATGAATTGGCCGTCGTGGATTATGTCGAGGATATCTACAAATTCTACAAATCTGCTGAG CACTACAGCAGGCCTCACGGCTACATGGACTCCCAGGTGGAGATCAACGCGAAGATGAGAGCTATTCTTGCCGACTGGTTGATTGAAGTGCACCACAAATTCGAGCTGATGCCTGAGACACTCTACCTGACGTTCCATATAATCGATCGGTACCTCTCCATGGAGACGGTCTTGAGGAGGGAGTTGCAGCTTGTCGGGGTCTCCGCCATGCTCATAGCGAGCAAGTACGAGGAGATATGGGCACCGGAG GTCAACGATTTCATTTGCATATCAGACAGGGCCTATACCAGAGAgcagattcttggaatggagaaaGGTATCCTGAACAAGCTCGAGTGGAACTTGACTGTGCCAACTGCATACGTCTTCCTCGTGAGATTTCTGAAGGCTGCATCATGCGACAAGGAG GTGGAGCACCTGACGTTCTTCTTCTCCGAGTTGGCTCTGACGCAGTACTCGATGTTGAGGTACTGCCCATCCATGGTGGCTGCGTCCGCGGTCTATGCGGCCCGGTGCACTGTCAAGAGGACTCCTCTGTGGACCGAAAGGCTTGTGCGCCACACAGGCTTCTCCGAGCAAGAACTGCT GGACTGCACAGGAATTCTGGTTGACTCCCATTCGTTGGCTCCTGAGAGCAAGCTCAAGATTGTGTACAAGAAGTATGCGCGTGAGCAACTTGGAGCGGTGGCGCTGCATCCACCGGCAACAACATTATTGGAGGAGTTGAAAGCTTCTTCTTCATGGAAGTGA
- the LOC135588153 gene encoding G2/mitotic-specific cyclin S13-7-like isoform X1, with amino-acid sequence MIGREEDMASRRQTVVSEQQRGGAVPVGKQKNVNAADAKSRRALGDIGNLVNIRVAEGKPEPHINRPITRSFGAQLLANAQAPAANKKPVAIPANAAVGRVGTKPVTKATADTEVANEELMQTSASSGSFTKSSRKKVTTLSSVLTARSKVACGLTDKPKEVVDDIDEADKEDELAVVDYVEDIYKFYKSAEHYSRPHGYMDSQVEINAKMRAILADWLIEVHHKFELMPETLYLTFHIIDRYLSMETVLRRELQLVGVSAMLIASKYEEIWAPEVNDFICISDRAYTREQILGMEKGILNKLEWNLTVPTAYVFLVRFLKAASCDKEVEHLTFFFSELALTQYSMLRYCPSMVAASAVYAARCTVKRTPLWTERLVRHTGFSEQELLDCTGILVDSHSLAPESKLKIVYKKYAREQLGAVALHPPATTLLEELKASSSWK; translated from the exons ATGATCGGAAGGGAGGAAGACATGGCTTCCAGGAGGCAGACCGTGGTCTCTGAGCAGCAGAGAG GTGGAGCTGTGCCTGTGGGGAAGCAGAAGAATGTCAATGCGGCGGATGCAAAGAGCCGCCGAGCGCTGGGAGACATTGGCAATCTGGTCAACATCCGAGTTGCTGAAGG GAAGCCGGAGCCCCATATAAACCGTCCCATCACTAG AAGTTTTGGTGCTCAACTTCTTGCGAATGCACAAGCCCCTGCTGCTAATAAG AAACCTGTAGCTATTCCGGCTAATGCAGCAGTTGGTAGAGTTGGCACAAAACCAGTTACCAAGGCCACTGCTGACACTGAGGTAGCGAATGAAGAATTAATGCAAACATCTGCGAGCAGTGGTTCCTTCACCAAATCCTCGAGAAAGAAAGTTACCACACTTTCATCTGTGCTCACAGCTAGAAGCAAG GTTGCTTGTGGACTCACTGATAAGCCGAAGGAGGTAGTTGATGACATTGATGAAGCCGATAAGGAGGATGAATTGGCCGTCGTGGATTATGTCGAGGATATCTACAAATTCTACAAATCTGCTGAG CACTACAGCAGGCCTCACGGCTACATGGACTCCCAGGTGGAGATCAACGCGAAGATGAGAGCTATTCTTGCCGACTGGTTGATTGAAGTGCACCACAAATTCGAGCTGATGCCTGAGACACTCTACCTGACGTTCCATATAATCGATCGGTACCTCTCCATGGAGACGGTCTTGAGGAGGGAGTTGCAGCTTGTCGGGGTCTCCGCCATGCTCATAGCGAGCAAGTACGAGGAGATATGGGCACCGGAG GTCAACGATTTCATTTGCATATCAGACAGGGCCTATACCAGAGAgcagattcttggaatggagaaaGGTATCCTGAACAAGCTCGAGTGGAACTTGACTGTGCCAACTGCATACGTCTTCCTCGTGAGATTTCTGAAGGCTGCATCATGCGACAAGGAG GTGGAGCACCTGACGTTCTTCTTCTCCGAGTTGGCTCTGACGCAGTACTCGATGTTGAGGTACTGCCCATCCATGGTGGCTGCGTCCGCGGTCTATGCGGCCCGGTGCACTGTCAAGAGGACTCCTCTGTGGACCGAAAGGCTTGTGCGCCACACAGGCTTCTCCGAGCAAGAACTGCT GGACTGCACAGGAATTCTGGTTGACTCCCATTCGTTGGCTCCTGAGAGCAAGCTCAAGATTGTGTACAAGAAGTATGCGCGTGAGCAACTTGGAGCGGTGGCGCTGCATCCACCGGCAACAACATTATTGGAGGAGTTGAAAGCTTCTTCTTCATGGAAGTGA
- the LOC135589169 gene encoding transcription factor bHLH106-like: MYPTLSASRGGRDQAAMSNGLPAYFVSSFYPHMEMEMEMEMSGDAIDATPMDRALAATRNHREAERRRRERIKSHLDRLRSILACDPKTDKASLLAKVVERMKDLKQRTEEIADTQFFPTETDEIVVLPSSAPISGQRSTFEASLCCEDRSDLLPELIETLRSLHLKTLRAEIATLGGRVRNVLILAKDEEAYEDADDDDDEDDDDGDSGGAFLRDALKALVDRSLPAERCKRRRLVDRNPS; encoded by the exons ATGTACCCAACGCTGTCGGCGAGCCGAGGAGGGAGAGATCAGGCGGCGATGTCGAACGGTTTGCCTGCATACTTTGTGTCCTCGTTTTACCCTcacatggagatggagatggagatggagatgagcGGTGACGCCATCGACGCCACGCCCATGGATCGAGCACTGGCCGCGACCAGGAACCACAGGGAGGCCGAGAGGCGACGAAGGGAGAGGATCAAGTCCCACCTCGACCGTCTCCGATCTATTCTTGCCTGTGACCCGAAG ACAGATAAAGCATCACTGTTGGCGAAGGTCGTCGAGCGCATGAAAGATCTGAAGCAACGAACCGAAGAGATCGCCGACACGCAGTTCTTCCCCACCGAAACCGACGAGATCGTTGTGCTCCCGTCCTCCGCCCCCATCAGCGGCCAGAGATCGACGTTCGAGGCTTCCTTGTGCTGCGAGGACAGGTCGGATCTCCTGCCGGAGCTGATCGAGACCCTGCGGTCGCTCCACCTCAAGACTCTGCGGGCTGAGATCGCGACGCTGGGCGGGAGGGTGCGCAACGTCCTCATCCTCGCCAAGGACGAAGAGGCGTACGAGGAcgcagacgacgacgacgacgaggacgacgacgacggtgACTCCGGCGGCGCCTTCCTGAGGGACGCTCTCAAGGCTCTCGTGGACCGGTCGCTCCCCGCCGAGCGTTGCAAAAGGCGGCGGCTCGTCGACCGGAATCCGTCCTAA